Sequence from the Maribellus comscasis genome:
TAAATTTTTGCGATTACACTGTTTCAGAACCCAAATACAGTTCAACTGCTGAGCTGATTTTCGATTTTGTTGGTAAAATCGGATTTGAAAAATATTTGAATCATAATTCTGCAGAAGCGCTTTATACCGGTATTCTTACCGATACGGGTTCATTTAGCCATAATACTGCACGCCCCAACATGTTCAGGGTAGTTTCAGAGCTTATGAAGTTCGGAATAAATACCGACAAAATCCAGTCAAATATATATCACAATTTTTCTTCTGACCGGATGAAGCTTCTCGGATATTGTTTAAACGAGAAGATGGAGGTTTTTCCTGAATTTCGTTCGGCTGTTATTTCGATAACAAAAGCAGAGTTGGAAGAATTCAATTTTAAACCTGGAGATACCGAAGGATTTGTAAATTATCCACTGTCTATCAACAATGTTGTTTTCAGCGCCCTGTTTATTGAAAAAGAGGGATTCGTAAAAGCTTCTTTTCGTTCAAAGGGAAGTTTCCCGGCCAACGAGTTTTCCGGTAGCCATTTTAATGGCGGAGGGCATTTAAATGCAGCTGGTGGTGAGAGCAAGGAAGATTTTGATAAAACAATCGAGTTGTTCAAGCAACTTTTATCAAAGTATAAACATCAATTACTTGAAACAAAAATTTAAAAAAAAGAAAATGAAAATTAAAAAGTTGATAAATGTCGGGATTGGTGTTCTTCTTTCTGTAATTTATACATCATGTATCGGTGTTGATGAAAATGAACAATCATATGCTGATGAGATGAGTAAGCTAAATCAATATATTACAGGTTTGGAATCAGAGGGATATGATGTGGACACAACAGCTTTGGGGGTTTATTATATAACCCTGGAAGAAGGAGACGGTGAATTTCCGGTATTTGGGGATACGCTTACTGTTACTTATTCTGGTTATTTAATAGACGGTACCTGGTTTGATACATCTGAATACAGTGAGACAGATACAACCTGGACTTTTGAACTTGGAGATGAAGG
This genomic interval carries:
- a CDS encoding FKBP-type peptidyl-prolyl cis-trans isomerase, whose translation is MKIKKLINVGIGVLLSVIYTSCIGVDENEQSYADEMSKLNQYITGLESEGYDVDTTALGVYYITLEEGDGEFPVFGDTLTVTYSGYLIDGTWFDTSEYSETDTTWTFELGDEGIISGWNDGMKVIDKGGKAQLMVPSNLAYGETGYSSIPPNNSLIFVVKMVDIKQQ
- a CDS encoding DHH family phosphoesterase, which produces MENTGNEIFNFVSEFLAGNAKNIVIVPHENPDGDAVGSSIGLAEILKNSGQNVCIISPNDYPDFLKWFSSEIEILVFEREKKRAKEYLEKADLLICVDFNDAKRAAKMEKEILGFSNLKLLIDHHPYPVNFCDYTVSEPKYSSTAELIFDFVGKIGFEKYLNHNSAEALYTGILTDTGSFSHNTARPNMFRVVSELMKFGINTDKIQSNIYHNFSSDRMKLLGYCLNEKMEVFPEFRSAVISITKAELEEFNFKPGDTEGFVNYPLSINNVVFSALFIEKEGFVKASFRSKGSFPANEFSGSHFNGGGHLNAAGGESKEDFDKTIELFKQLLSKYKHQLLETKI